A stretch of DNA from Bactrocera neohumeralis isolate Rockhampton chromosome 6, APGP_CSIRO_Bneo_wtdbg2-racon-allhic-juicebox.fasta_v2, whole genome shotgun sequence:
TTATATTTATTACTctaaaaatatgaacattttttataactttgatGTGATACCCTAAACTTTCGTTGGGAGAAGATGACAGCATTCAAAaagttctgaaaatattttgagttaatATAGCCAATTGAGTTCGCCTCTTCGTCCGTCTGCGTATTTCCTTACATATTCACTGAATTTCAACGATATTTTCATAACTATTACATACTTCCTGGAACCTAACCTCCATAGCTTATAGTTTTCATGCTACTGATTATTCAGAAACGACATTTTATTAGCGTATGCACCTATAATTATCCGAAAAGAGAGCCGAAAAGCTTTACAGAGGTAAACCAGAAAAAAACGAACTTAATTCCGAAGGGTTATTCCCTCGCTAATACTTAGAAAGAATGAAATTCGGTAACAGAAATGATATTATTAtccatattaaaataataattataatatttatattgatataCTTTATTTGCACAACAACGCGTTAgttatcaaaatatttcattcaattaGTTATCAGTTTGATTCTCCTCACTTTACCATTCTTCACTTTCCTGCACTTGACCATTTTCAACTCGATGAGGAAACAAATCAGAGCACAAAACATACCAAATCCCCAAACGACAAATATCAGCGAAAAATGTTCGACTTTGAGCGGTTGAAAGATAATGGAGACAGTGCGGAAGAACCGTATCTCATTGCTCAGGATGCCCTCCTCAGCGCTGTCGATGaacattttctgaaaaataCCCGAATCGAAAACACTACGCAAATAACGATTAAACAGCTGCAAAAACGGCGAACCATGCGGCAAACTTATGAACAGTGGCACCTGTGTGAGCTCCTCGGCGATCAGCTTAAAACGCGGTATACGCAGGAATTTCTGCTGATACATAAAAAAGTTCACTTTATCCTCGATGTAGGTGAGTATGTACGAGGTGTTCAAATCGCGCAGCAACTGATAGTCCTCCGATGGGCTCACCTCAAGCAAGCGATCGTAAATGATTTGCGGTATACCCGATAAACGACTCATGTAGGCGATGTCCATCTTCGTCATGGGCAGTGAGAATTTCGTGCGCGCGATATCAGCGATGCTGTTGACCTGCGGCTCATACAGCCGCGATATAAACATGCTGGCCATACTCGTCTGATACAAACTGGTCAAAAGAAAGCTacaagccaacaacaaaaggGCGCAGAACATTTGCGCACTCGTACAGCGACTATAGTAGTAACTCGGCAGGTAGAGCAACGAGCTGAGGCTGCGCAAAAAAGCCAAGCCAAAGTTCACTCGGCGCCCGCGTAGCCAAGAGAGCAGCATTTGTGCCAGGATTGCATAGCAAAGTGCCAACATTATGAGCAACCAGAGCAGACTCGTCAGAGGTTTGAGGATGTACATATAGAGCGGCAGTGGTGCGGCGTAGGGCGCCATTAAAAACGTGCGATAATTACAAATTACAGCGCTGTGCGAATAATTGGGATATATGAAGAGCAGATCGGCCAATATATCGATTTCCTTACGCTCAAACGCCTTAATAATATTCGTTAAGTTCATTTGGTAGGTGGGCATGTGTACCTCTTCAAACCGACCGTTATAATGTTGTGCGAATAACAGTATCAATCGATACAAATAACCGGCATTAGCGAGATTGCCATTAGCGTCGGTGTAGTGATAAACCCGCGGCGCATTATTGCTAATGCTCGAGCGTAGCGCATAACCTTGAAAATTCTTCAAGTGCCTTTTGTCGTAATACTCGCTGAGCTTGCGCAAAGCCACCACTTTTATGCGTGGAAAGGGTTGATATGTGTAGAGCGTTCGATTGACCAAAACCAGCACGTTGACGAAGCCATTACGCCAGCAAAGTTGGAAAAGTGTGGTTAGGGTTGAAACATCTCGCGAGTTTTCGTTTTCGTACACGAACAGCACATTCGTGTAATGCAGTTTCCACAGTAGTTCGACCAAAAAATGCATAGTGCGGTTCGTGTCGTTTGCTTGTAGAAAAGCAATGGTTAATATATTTTCCGTTATGCAGCCCTTCAAGCTTAGCTGGGCCGTTTTTTCGTAGTTAACGATTAATTTCGGTGTCGCAGCGCAGCCCGCATAGAGTTCCTTGGCATAAGCTGCGTTagtgttcaaaaaaatatttaattccagTTTTAAATTTGAGGTTAAGTTATTAATAAGATCGGAAACTGTTGCAGCGCGCACAATTTTGCTGAGTTGTAGCGTTgaaaacagcaataaaaatattttttgaattttcattttcgaaaattttattattattttttaattttttacttaattttatatattttttgaattttatatatgtttttttaattttatatcttttattcaattttttctttaatttttttatttgatttttcttttcattccaaaaaattatttatttataatttttattcaatatttttcttttatttttcctttttacgtattttttccaaaatttcaaaatttccaaaatttttttccaaataaatccGTGACCAAACTTCCACCGTTAGTCCAAAGCGTCAAGCTCTAACTGTCCGCCTTGGCGTCGCGCCTAATATTATTCAAGTAACTGCGCTATCAAATAACcgttttatttgttaaatgtcAATTGTAATTGAGTAATCAACGCCTTAAAACCGAATTTCATAAATCAGTGATTTATTGCGACATTCACGGTTATAATTGTGTCATTTAAGACTATCGACAATCTACCTacttaaatttcatattatataaGTGCTTATTTATTACCAAATTACAACCCTGCCTGCATtaatcatacatatgtgtatacaaacatacatgtgtacacatACGTAATTGCCTAATTTATGCTTCTAAACACACTCAAACAATATTAGGCGTGGCTTTAACTTAATCACAACCTCATTTAGCTGTTGGTATGAACATTGACCAcgtgtttagtttttgtttatcaatACAAAATCTTCCTGCTGTTGTCTCTTCCCTTAAcacgtttttgttttcaaattatgAAAGATTCTATCAAAAATTTCGAACACTTGAAGCTTATTGTAAACGATTCTGAAGAGACAAAGGAAACCAAACAGAGTTCATCGagattttaaaatcttttaaaaactttttgttggcATCTTTCGAGCACATAGCTCTTTCAAGCCTTTTCGAACACTAAGTTCCTTTTTTTTGATGATTGTGACGGACTCATGTTTCAGTTAGGGAGAGGTGCTTTGAGTAgtaaatgtagaaaaaaatgcCAGAGAGCTAACTAAGGGGcttagatttaattttttagacatTAAAGCTGAAATATGACTGTATaacgaatttttccaaaaaagtgctacaaaagttttttttaataaaacaaatacggTTTTGGGATaccaatgaaattctttatttctgtgaaagtacattcgatgccattctgttggaactcgatttcttttgcatgatcACCACTGGCACGTTTGAAGAAGTCCAAACCCTGAACcaaattttcgacggttttcgagcataaatcg
This window harbors:
- the LOC126761822 gene encoding uncharacterized protein LOC126761822; its protein translation is MGDFTKRKAELACMSLKLRLRAYAKELYAGCAATPKLIVNYEKTAQLSLKGCITENILTIAFLQANDTNRTMHFLVELLWKLHYTNVLFVYENENSRDVSTLTTLFQLCWRNGFVNVLVLVNRTLYTYQPFPRIKVVALRKLSEYYDKRHLKNFQGYALRSSISNNAPRVYHYTDANGNLANAGYLYRLILLFAQHYNGRFEEVHMPTYQMNLTNIIKAFERKEIDILADLLFIYPNYSHSAVICNYRTFLMAPYAAPLPLYMYILKPLTSLLWLLIMLALCYAILAQMLLSWLRGRRVNFGLAFLRSLSSLLYLPSYYYSRCTSAQMFCALLLLACSFLLTSLYQTSMASMFISRLYEPQVNSIADIARTKFSLPMTKMDIAYMSRLSGIPQIIYDRLLEVSPSEDYQLLRDLNTSYILTYIEDKVNFFMYQQKFLRIPRFKLIAEELTQVPLFISLPHGSPFLQLFNRYLRSVFDSGIFQKMFIDSAEEGILSNEIRFFRTVSIIFQPLKVEHFSLIFVVWGFGMFCALICFLIELKMVKCRKVKNGKASSIDSWTRDSVALQRQGYYYVSTCKWVYARWHRSAGAPLVAYLRYGLPRATCRGRLQWLRTVAHMPRHAVANTAGIQGRAHHTNNNNISAAQMMSTMLRVASRGCAALNFLEDVK